Proteins from one Oryza sativa Japonica Group chromosome 12, ASM3414082v1 genomic window:
- the LOC4351379 gene encoding MYB transcription factor 69, protein MGRPPCCDKEGIKKGPWTPEEDIILVSYIQEHGPGNWRSVPINTGLMRCSKSCRLRWTNYLRPGIKRGNFTAHEEGIIVHLQSLLGNRWAAIASYLPQRTDNDIKNYWNTHLKKKLAAAANSTSSSNRHPIFADATFPSAAGGSYTVSSNSDVTQMAAIARRSPFADCPSSSYASSMDNISKLLDGFMKTNSPSPPPPPLQHYDSGYYDDVKPAVDVGGNPLLSSFDCMSGADLDCCFDVHQQHQQQQPASFMEYGGYGGGYGDESKQQLMNQAAPPLSSIEKWLFDEAAAEQVADLMDLSDGCCSVPMMF, encoded by the exons ATGGGCCGGCCGCCGTGCTGCGACAAGGAGGGGATCAAGAAGGGGCCATGGACGCCCGAGGAGGACATCATCCTCGTCTCCTACATCCAAGAACACGGCCCCGGCAACTGGAGATCGGTTCCCATCAACACTG ggCTGATGAGGTGCAGCAAGAGCTGCAGGCTGCGGTGGACGAACTACCTGCGGCCGGGGATAAAGCGCGGCAACTTCACGGCGCACGAGGAGGGGATCATCGTCCACCTCCAGTCGCTTCTCGGCAACCGCTGGGCCGCCATCGCCTCCTACCTCCCCCAGCGCACCGACAACGACATCAAGAACTACTGGAACACCCACCTCAAGAagaagctcgccgccgccgccaactccactTCATCCTCCAACCGCCACCCCATCTTCGCCGACGCCAccttcccctccgccgccggcggtagCTACACGGTGAGCAGCAACTCCGATGTCACCCAGATGGCAGCCATTGCTAGGCGCTCCCCCTTCGCCGACTGCCCATCCTCCTCATACGCCTCCAGCATGGACAACATCTCCAAGCTGCTCGACGGCTTCATGAAGACCaactccccgtcgccgccgccgccaccgctgcagCACTATGACAGCGGCTATTACGACGACGTCAAGCCCGCCGTCGATGTCGGCGGCAACCCCTTGCTGTCGTCCTTCGACTGCATGTCCGGCGCCGACCTGGACTGCTGCTTCGACGTTCatcagcagcaccagcagcagcagccggcgtCGTTCATGGAGTACGGCGGCTATGGCGGCGGCTACGGCGACGAGAGCAAGCAGCAGCTGATGAACCAGGCAGCGCCGCCGCTGTCATCGATCGAGAAGTGGCTgttcgacgaggcggcggcggagcaggtcgCCGACCTCATGGACCTCTCCGACGGTTGCTGCTCCGTCCCAATGATGTTTTAA
- the LOC9267002 gene encoding uncharacterized protein, whose protein sequence is MATDAYPVQLLHRQATAATGGGQWHNLGAAYAAVRFLRPQGRSLVLYSGPDGGAQQRIVFAYPILPGDAFERMDGETLSWEEPECGDEFALCFLDEAACAAVSGAISPVTESLAALDGLAERLAGLRVAREEGAPAGVDIAGRLAAISMGRP, encoded by the coding sequence ATGGCGACCGATGCTTACCCAGTCCAGCTCCTCCACCGCCAAGcaaccgccgccaccggcggcggccaaTGGCACAACCTCGGCGCCGCCTACGCCGCCGTCAGATTCCTCCGCCCGCAGGGCCGATCCCTCGTCCTGTACTCCGgccccgacggcggcgcccaGCAGCGCATCGTGTTCGCCTACCCGATCCTCCCGGGCGACGCCTTCGAGAGGATGGACGGCGAGACGCTCTCCTGGGAGGAGCCGGAGTGCGGAGACGAGTTCGCGCTCTGCTTCCTcgacgaggccgcctgcgccgccgtctccggcgccATCTCCCCGGTGACGGAGTCGCTGGCCGCACTGGACGGCCTCGCGGAGAGGCTCGCCGGGCTGCGCGTGGCGAGGGAGGAGGGTGCCCCCGCCGGAGTGGACATCGCCGGCCGGCTTGCTGCGATCAGCATGGGCCGCCCATGA
- the LOC4351380 gene encoding uncharacterized protein — MAAATEQHCGGGGGDKEKDLLSAVVGDIRSYSGSDPLRPWLRGMRKMEAALPPATLRAKLPRFLQKCAQEFQDDARYRDDSRYLRVWIQLMDYVKDAKPLLKKMEKNRIGLKRSAFYMAYAVYYEKHKRFEDAENMYRLGTQNLAEPVGELQKAHEQFIRRVELYKRRKSRVQQERMPNKVQSIAISKNEVEGQSRSCTKPKSNPVQRSGSGSNPHLGFPHPLGRPLSRGTSGETMSLSRHNSDDTVVVRFVGSALVGKSETEDACHHGLVEPTINTKEAMDAISSMFLEPLEPETKLKRRSNRDKPSFNQEASAFEIFVDEDEPNKSGPSKLQDKNMKQDNPKLSQQASAFEIFVDEDDPYCNNQNMVQHRHFNKENTQVNQNASGFEIFVDENEAHGNGRNAMSHKSSGCPPKPSRDSKQQANFDFQKPFVGGFAILPDDEDEQLEKNDNGVKINSGTVQLTDDKDTSLCSRQTDSKIRCDDLRPAISGLREDTVFHRFVGSAVVGEPKVENACHHGLVEPTVNLKEAMDDINNMFGIPLNFKGDKPKNKKTTALSERKAALLSGFSILADDEPGENPAAQVKPSNASKFECQSGLFEPTITTRDVMAEINDMFGMPLDF, encoded by the exons ATGGCGGCGGCCACCGAGCagcactgcggcggcggcggcggcgacaaggaGAAAGACCTCCTgtcggcggtggtgggcgaCATCCGCTCCTATTCCGGCTCCGACCCCCTCCGCCCATGGCTCCG GGGCATGAGGAAGATGGAGGCGGCGCTGCCGCCCGCGACGCTGCGGGCGAAGCTGCCCAGGTTCCTGCAGAAGTGCGCCCAGGAGTTCCAGGACGACGCCCGCTACCGCGACGATTCCCGCTACCTCCGCGTCTGGATCCAGCTG ATGGACTATGTGAAAGATGCAAAGCCATTGCTAAAGAAGATGGAAAAGAACAGAATAGGCCTTAAGAGATCAGCATTTTATATGGCTTATGCAGTGTATTATGAGAAGCACAAGAGGTTTGAGGATGCTGAGAACATGTACCGCTTGGGAACCCAGAA CCTTGCAGAGCCTGTTGGGGAGCTGCAGAAAGCACATGAACAATTTATTCGGCGCGTGGAACTATACAAGAGGAGGAAATCTAGAGTGCAGCAGGAACGAATGCCTAACAAGGTTCAGTCCATTGCTATATCAAAGAACGAAGTTGAAG GTCAAAGCAGAAGTTGTACAAAACCGAAGTCCAATCCAGTGCAAAGATCAGGAAGTGGTTCTAATCCTCATTTGGGTTTTCCGCATCCCTTAGGGCGTCCACTATCTAGAGGCACTTCAGGAGAAACAATGAGTTTGTCTCGTCATAATAGTGATGATACTGTAGTTGTAAGGTTTGTAGGCTCTGCATTGGTTGGGAAATCAGAAACTGAAGATGCATGCCATCATGGCCTTGTTGAACCCACTATAAACACTAAAGAGGCAATGGATGCTATCAGTAGCATGTTTTTGGAGCCATTGGAACCAGAAACTAAGCTCAAGAGGCGCTCAAATCGTGATAAACCAAGTTTTAATCAGGAAGCAAGTGCATTTGAGATCTTTGTCGATGAAGATGAACCTAACAAGAGTGGACCCAGCAAACTCCAGGACAAAAACATGAAGCAGGATAATCCAAAGTTAAGTCAGCAGGCAAGCGCATTTGAGATCTTTGTAGATGAAGATGATCCTTACTGCAACAACCAAAATATGGTGCAGCATAGGCACTTTAATAAGGAGAACACACAGGTAAATCAGAATGCAAGTGGATTTGAAATCTTTGTTGATGAAAATGAGGCTCATGGCAATGGTCGTAATGCCATGAGCCATAAGAGTAGTGGATGTCCTCCAAAGCCATCGCGTGATTCAAAGCAGCAAGCCAATTTTGACTTCCAGAAACCATTCGTGGGAGGGTTTGCAATACTgcctgatgatgaagatgaacagCTTGAGAAAAATGATAATGGTGTTAAGATCAATTCTGGAACTGTGCAACTAACTGATGATAAGGACACTTCACTCTGTTCGAGACAAACTGATTCAAAAATAAGATGTGATGACTTACGTCCTGCAATATCTGGACTTCGAGAAGACACTGTCTTTCATAGATTTGTTGGATCAGCTGTTGTTGGAGAGCCTAAAGTGGAAAATGCTTGCCACCATGGGTTGGTCGAACCAACTGTCAATTTAAAGGAGGCTATGGATGATATAAATAACATGTTTGGGATACCACTGAACTTCAAAGGTGATAAACCTAAAAACAAGAAAACCACTGCATTGTCAGAGAGAAAAGCGGCACTGCTCAGTGGTTTCTCCATATTAGCTGATGATGAACCAGGCGAAAATCCAGCAGCCCAAGTTAAACCAAGCAATGCTTCCAAATTTGAATGTCAGAGTGGTCTCTTTGAGCCCACTATTACTACCCGCGATGTGATGGCTGAGATCAATGACATGTTCGGAATGCCACTGGACTTCTAA
- the LOC4351381 gene encoding homoserine dehydrogenase isoform X1 → MAAPVRSVLPVVLLGCGGVGRHLLRHILSCRPLHANQGVAIRVLGVADSSSLLVADDLHSNGFDDALLADLCAAKSAGSPLSSLLSRGQCQLFNNPEARRKVIDTASVLGKTTGLVLVDCSATYDTVGMLKDAVDRGCCVVLANKKPLTCAYEDFEKLVSNFRRMRFESTVGAGLPVIASVTRIIASGDPVSRIVGSLSGTLGYVMSELEDGKRFSEVVKTAKSLGYTEPDPRDDLSGMDVARKALILARLLGQRISMENINVESLYPSEFGPDAMSTKDFLESGLVQLDKSIEERVKAASLKGNVLRYVCKIESTGCQVGLEELPKNSALGRLRGSDNVVKTKEPTSVSRVEIYSRCYESAPLVIQGAGAGNDTTAAGVLADILDLQDLFHKTA, encoded by the exons atggcggcgccggtgaggtcggTGCTCCCCGTCGTGCTcctcggctgcggcggcgtcggccgccacctcctccgccacaTCCTCTCCTGCCGCCCTCTCCACGCCAACCAG GGCGTCGCCATCCGGGTGCTCGGCGTCGCCGACAGCTCCTCTCTgctcgtcgccgacgacctccacTCCAACGGCTTCGACGACGCGCTCCTCGCTGATCTCTGCGCCGCCAAGTCCGCCGGCTCGCCCTTATCTTCTCTGCTCTCTCGAG GGCAATGTCAGCTATTCAACAACCCTGAGGCTAGGAGGAAAGTCATTGACACTGCCAGCGTTCTTGGGAAAACAACTG GTCTTGTACTAGTTGATTGTTCTGCAACTTATGATACTGTTGGCATGCTAAAGGATGCCGTGGATCGTGGATGTTGTGTTGTATTGGCAAACAAGAAACCGCTTACTTGTGCTTAT gAGGATTTCGAAAAGTTGGTTTCCAACTTCCGTCGCATGAGATTTGAATCTACT GTTGGAGCCGGTTTGCCTGTAATAGCTTCTGTGACCCGTATTATTGCCTCTGGAGATCCAGTTTCTCGTATTGTTGGCAGTCTGAGTG GTACACTTGGTTATGTGATGAGTGAGCTGGAGGATGGAAAGAGATTTAGTGAAGTTGTGAAAACTGCCAAGTCTCTTGGCTATACAGAACCAG ATCCACGTGATGATCTCAGTGGGATGGACGTAGCTAGAAAG GCATTGATCTTAGCTAGGCTTCTGGGGCAACGGATCAGCATGGAGAATATTAAT GTTGAGAGTTTATACCCCAGTGAATTTGGACCTGATGCAATGTCCACAAAGGACTTCCTTGAAAGTGGTTTAGTACAGCTTGATAAAAGCATTGAAGAAAGAGTAAAGGCAGCATCTTTGAAAGGAAATGTTCTTCGCTATGTCTGTAAGATTGAAAGCACAGG GTGCCAAGTGGGCCTTGAAGAACTCCCGAAAAACTCTGCACTGGGAAGGTTGAGAGGAAGTGACAATGTG GTGAAAACAAAAGAGCCTACGAGTGTGAGCAGG GTGGAGATATACAGCAGATGCTACGAGAGCGCCCCTCTGGTGATTCAGGGCGCTGGAGCTGGCAATGATACCACTGCAGCTGGAGTTCTTGCTGACATACTTGATCTCCAGGATCTCTTCCACAAAACGGCTTGA
- the LOC4351381 gene encoding uncharacterized protein isoform X2 gives MAAPVRSVLPVVLLGCGGVGRHLLRHILSCRPLHANQGVAIRVLGVADSSSLLVADDLHSNGFDDALLADLCAAKSAGSPLSSLLSRGQCQLFNNPEARRKVIDTASVLGKTTGLVLVDCSATYDTVGMLKDAVDRGCCVVLANKKPLTCAYEDFEKLVSNFRRMRFESTVGAGLPVIASVTRIIASGDPVSRIVGSLSGTLGYVMSELEDGKRFSEVVKTAKSLGYTEPDPRDDLSGMDVARKALILARLLGQRISMENINVESLYPSEFGPDAMSTKDFLESGLVQLDKSIEERVKAASLKGNVLRYVCKIESTGCQVGLEELPKNSALGRLRGSDNVVEIYSRCYESAPLVIQGAGAGNDTTAAGVLADILDLQDLFHKTA, from the exons atggcggcgccggtgaggtcggTGCTCCCCGTCGTGCTcctcggctgcggcggcgtcggccgccacctcctccgccacaTCCTCTCCTGCCGCCCTCTCCACGCCAACCAG GGCGTCGCCATCCGGGTGCTCGGCGTCGCCGACAGCTCCTCTCTgctcgtcgccgacgacctccacTCCAACGGCTTCGACGACGCGCTCCTCGCTGATCTCTGCGCCGCCAAGTCCGCCGGCTCGCCCTTATCTTCTCTGCTCTCTCGAG GGCAATGTCAGCTATTCAACAACCCTGAGGCTAGGAGGAAAGTCATTGACACTGCCAGCGTTCTTGGGAAAACAACTG GTCTTGTACTAGTTGATTGTTCTGCAACTTATGATACTGTTGGCATGCTAAAGGATGCCGTGGATCGTGGATGTTGTGTTGTATTGGCAAACAAGAAACCGCTTACTTGTGCTTAT gAGGATTTCGAAAAGTTGGTTTCCAACTTCCGTCGCATGAGATTTGAATCTACT GTTGGAGCCGGTTTGCCTGTAATAGCTTCTGTGACCCGTATTATTGCCTCTGGAGATCCAGTTTCTCGTATTGTTGGCAGTCTGAGTG GTACACTTGGTTATGTGATGAGTGAGCTGGAGGATGGAAAGAGATTTAGTGAAGTTGTGAAAACTGCCAAGTCTCTTGGCTATACAGAACCAG ATCCACGTGATGATCTCAGTGGGATGGACGTAGCTAGAAAG GCATTGATCTTAGCTAGGCTTCTGGGGCAACGGATCAGCATGGAGAATATTAAT GTTGAGAGTTTATACCCCAGTGAATTTGGACCTGATGCAATGTCCACAAAGGACTTCCTTGAAAGTGGTTTAGTACAGCTTGATAAAAGCATTGAAGAAAGAGTAAAGGCAGCATCTTTGAAAGGAAATGTTCTTCGCTATGTCTGTAAGATTGAAAGCACAGG GTGCCAAGTGGGCCTTGAAGAACTCCCGAAAAACTCTGCACTGGGAAGGTTGAGAGGAAGTGACAATGTG GTGGAGATATACAGCAGATGCTACGAGAGCGCCCCTCTGGTGATTCAGGGCGCTGGAGCTGGCAATGATACCACTGCAGCTGGAGTTCTTGCTGACATACTTGATCTCCAGGATCTCTTCCACAAAACGGCTTGA